The Xyrauchen texanus isolate HMW12.3.18 chromosome 28, RBS_HiC_50CHRs, whole genome shotgun sequence genome has a segment encoding these proteins:
- the LOC127622137 gene encoding ras-related protein Rab-32-like, whose product MAGGSVSECKEYLFKVLVIGELGVGKTSIIKRYVHQLFSQHYRATIGVDFALKVINWDSTTLVRLQLWDIAGQERFGNMTRVYYKEAVGAFVVFDITRGSTFEAVSKWKHDLDSKVKLANGNPIPSVLLANKCDQKNDGSNNSSLMDNFCKEAGFLGWFETSAKENVNVDEAARFLVENILLNDKGLPYEENNGDRIKLDQQTVPAESKSGCC is encoded by the exons ATGGCAGGCGGGTCCGTGTCGGAGTGTAAAGAGTACTTGTTTAAAGTTTTGGTTATCGGGGAATTGGGTGTCGGAAAGACGAGCATCATCAAGCGATACGTGCATCAGCTTTTCTCGCAACACTACAGAGCGACCATAGGCGTGGATTTTGCGCTCAAAGTCATCAACTGGGACAGCACAACACTAGTGCGGTTACAGCTGTGGGACATAGCAG GTCAAGAACGGTTTGGGAATATGACCAGAGTTTACTATAAGGAGGCAGTGGGTGCATTTGTTGTTTTTGACATTACTCGAGGCTCTACGTTTGAGGCTGTATCAAAGTGGAAGCATGACCTGGATAGCAAAGTGAAACTGGCCAATGGTAATCCTATCCCTTCTGTACTTCTGGCCAATAAATGTGACCAGAAGAATGATGGATCCAACAATTCTTCCCTTATGGACAACTTCTGCAAGGAGGCTGGATTTTTGGGCTGGTTTGAAACATCAGCTAAG GAGAACGTAAACGTTGATGAGGCTGCTCGATTCTTGGTGGAGAACATCCTTCTGAATGATAAAGGCCTTCCATATGAGGAAAACAATGGTGACAGAATTAAACTGGACCAACAAACAGTGCCTGCTGAGAGCAAGTCAGGCTGCTGCTAG